A DNA window from Thiothrix subterranea contains the following coding sequences:
- a CDS encoding TRAP transporter small permease produces the protein MKWLDHLEEVLISVLLAAATIVIFVAVVHRYASGLPLGAFQDFLLSIHLSWAQELCIILFVWMAKFGAAYGVRQGIHVGVDVVVNSLSPDNRRITTIIALCAGAFFTALVAVLGSNLVWHNGMAYAVLSTLGMETAPYYEGPTTPDLEWRTWVVYLAVPLGSALMCFRFLQVLVKYWQTGELPHHDHGHVEGLHDAEPFPVVEQKP, from the coding sequence ATGAAGTGGCTCGATCATCTCGAAGAAGTATTGATTAGTGTCTTGCTGGCGGCTGCCACCATCGTGATTTTTGTGGCAGTGGTACACCGTTACGCTTCCGGCTTGCCGCTGGGTGCGTTCCAGGATTTTTTATTAAGCATTCACCTGAGCTGGGCGCAAGAGTTGTGCATTATCCTGTTCGTGTGGATGGCGAAATTTGGCGCTGCTTACGGGGTGCGTCAAGGCATCCACGTCGGCGTGGATGTGGTGGTAAACAGCTTATCACCTGACAATCGCCGCATAACTACCATCATCGCCTTGTGTGCAGGCGCATTCTTTACCGCATTAGTCGCGGTGCTGGGTTCCAATCTGGTCTGGCACAACGGCATGGCTTACGCCGTGTTAAGTACTTTGGGAATGGAAACTGCCCCGTATTACGAAGGTCCCACCACGCCAGATCTGGAATGGCGCACTTGGGTCGTCTATCTCGCCGTACCACTCGGCTCGGCCTTGATGTGCTTCCGTTTTCTGCAAGTGCTGGTGAAATACTGGCAAACGGGCGAGTTGCCTCACCATGATCACGGGCATGTGGAAGGCTTGCATGATGCTGAACCCTTCCCGGTAGTGGAGCAAAAGCCATGA
- a CDS encoding Lrp/AsnC family transcriptional regulator, whose product MTLQLDRYDWHILQVLQDNGCISNQDLADRIGLSPSPCLRRVRLLQEAGFITGYRALLDAKKLGLSLMALIHISMDQHTPERFDTFEARIADIPEILECLLITGQSADYQLKVVVKDMDAYQELLLNRITRIPGVSGVHSSFVLRRVVDKAALPIATITTDPTLAR is encoded by the coding sequence ATGACCCTGCAACTCGACCGCTACGACTGGCACATCCTGCAAGTGCTGCAAGACAATGGCTGTATCAGCAATCAAGATTTGGCTGACCGCATTGGGCTGTCGCCATCGCCCTGTTTGCGGCGGGTACGGCTGCTGCAAGAGGCGGGTTTCATCACTGGCTATCGGGCGTTGCTGGATGCGAAAAAGCTCGGTCTATCACTGATGGCGTTAATCCACATCTCGATGGATCAGCACACGCCGGAACGTTTCGACACTTTCGAGGCACGTATCGCTGACATTCCCGAAATACTCGAATGCCTGCTGATCACGGGGCAGTCCGCCGATTACCAGCTCAAGGTGGTGGTGAAGGATATGGATGCGTATCAGGAATTGTTGCTCAACCGCATTACGCGCATACCGGGGGTGAGTGGGGTGCATTCCAGCTTTGTATTGCGGCGGGTGGTGGATAAGGCGGCGTTGCCTATTGCCACCATCACAACCGATCCCACTCTGGCACGTTAG
- a CDS encoding AAA family ATPase, giving the protein MIEPLQHLSNQIRTQKLPDYQRFLFRQIDFSQRLIGIMGARGAGKTTLLLQYLKSVARETKVLYVIADHPLVGQYGLFTIADEFQKIGGDLLIIDEIHKCQHFERDLKLIFDSYFNLKVIFTGSSATAIDNAKADLSRRAMLYRLPVLSFREFLELETGETFEAVTLDALLQHHSQLALETVSRIKPLAYLPAYLEHGAYPFYREAVSTYLPRLLNASMQVIETDIPVLYPIDYDKVNALKKLMVMLCQSEPYDINVSKLCGAVELNQKTLYKYLGLLQAAGLLRLLGAKSSGVSIISKPEKLYLDNTNLFAIFCNQPKAGTLRETFFASMLSYHHTLNYPKSGDFLVDGQYVFEVGGKSKSKKQIKDETAAWVVADGLEIGVEGKIPLWLFGFLY; this is encoded by the coding sequence ATGATTGAGCCACTACAGCACCTTTCCAATCAAATCAGGACGCAAAAGCTGCCGGACTACCAGCGTTTCCTGTTCCGGCAAATCGACTTTTCGCAACGCTTGATCGGCATTATGGGCGCACGCGGAGCGGGTAAAACCACCTTGCTGCTGCAATACCTCAAATCCGTGGCGCGGGAAACCAAGGTGCTGTATGTCATTGCTGATCACCCCTTGGTTGGGCAGTACGGGCTGTTTACCATTGCCGATGAATTCCAGAAAATCGGCGGTGACTTGCTCATCATCGACGAAATCCACAAATGCCAACACTTCGAGCGCGATCTGAAGCTGATTTTCGACAGCTATTTCAATCTCAAGGTCATTTTCACGGGTTCATCAGCAACCGCGATTGATAATGCCAAGGCGGATTTGAGCCGCCGCGCCATGCTGTACCGTTTGCCGGTGTTGTCATTCCGCGAATTTCTGGAGTTGGAAACGGGCGAAACCTTTGAGGCGGTGACGCTGGATGCCCTGCTCCAACACCATTCGCAACTGGCGTTGGAAACCGTCAGCCGCATCAAACCTTTGGCGTATTTGCCCGCGTATCTGGAACACGGTGCTTACCCGTTCTACCGTGAGGCGGTTTCAACCTATTTGCCACGCTTGCTGAATGCGTCGATGCAGGTGATCGAGACGGACATCCCCGTGCTTTACCCGATTGACTACGACAAGGTGAATGCGCTGAAAAAGCTGATGGTGATGTTGTGCCAAAGCGAGCCTTACGACATCAATGTGTCCAAGCTGTGCGGCGCGGTGGAGCTGAACCAGAAAACCCTCTACAAATACCTGGGTTTGTTGCAGGCAGCGGGTTTGTTGCGCCTGTTGGGGGCGAAATCCAGCGGGGTCAGCATTATTTCCAAGCCGGAAAAGCTGTATCTGGATAACACCAATTTGTTTGCTATTTTTTGCAACCAGCCTAAAGCGGGGACGCTGCGCGAGACGTTTTTTGCCTCGATGCTGTCTTACCACCACACGTTGAATTATCCCAAAAGTGGGGATTTTTTGGTGGATGGCCAGTATGTGTTTGAGGTTGGCGGCAAATCCAAATCGAAGAAGCAGATCAAAGATGAAACGGCGGCTTGGGTGGTGGCGGATGGGCTGGAAATTGGAGTGGAGGGGAAGATTCCGCTGTGGTTGTTTGGGTTTTTGTATTGA
- a CDS encoding PDDEXK nuclease domain-containing protein gives MLQTNQYQQLLTSITTRMEQGRYNTLMQVNSGLIQTYWHIGKHIVEFEQQGNEKAEYGTNLLKQLSRDLNATHGKGFSRSNLQYMRLLYVNYPICQSVSGKLSWSHYTELLSISDNLARSFYEQQCARENWSVRELKRQRDSALFERLALSKDKADILALSQTGQAVVQPKDLIKDPYVFEFLELPEYNYRESELENSLIAKLEHFLLELGKGFAFIGQQYRITLDNTHFYVDLVFYHRILKCFVLIDLKTRKVKHHDIGQMNMYLNYFKAEENVADDNDPIGIVLATDKDEIMVEYATGSISNQLFVSKYQLYLPDVELLRAQLQRLLDEQEQQP, from the coding sequence ATGTTGCAAACCAATCAGTACCAACAACTCCTCACCAGCATTACCACCCGCATGGAACAAGGTCGTTACAACACTCTGATGCAAGTCAACAGTGGCTTGATACAAACCTATTGGCATATCGGCAAGCACATTGTTGAATTCGAGCAACAAGGCAATGAAAAAGCCGAATACGGCACTAACTTGCTGAAACAGCTTTCCCGCGACCTAAATGCTACGCATGGCAAGGGCTTTAGCCGCTCCAATTTGCAGTATATGCGCCTGTTATACGTGAACTATCCAATTTGCCAGTCAGTGTCTGGCAAATTGAGTTGGTCGCACTACACCGAACTGCTGTCCATCTCGGACAACTTGGCGCGTTCTTTCTACGAACAGCAATGCGCCCGTGAAAACTGGAGTGTGCGCGAACTCAAACGCCAACGTGATTCAGCCCTGTTTGAACGGCTGGCACTGAGCAAGGACAAGGCAGACATTCTGGCACTTTCCCAAACAGGCCAAGCTGTTGTACAGCCCAAAGACCTGATCAAAGACCCGTATGTGTTCGAGTTCCTTGAGCTGCCAGAATACAACTACCGGGAATCCGAACTGGAAAACAGCCTGATCGCAAAGCTGGAACATTTCCTGCTGGAACTGGGCAAAGGTTTCGCCTTTATCGGGCAGCAATACCGCATTACGTTGGATAACACCCATTTTTACGTTGATCTGGTGTTCTACCACCGTATCCTCAAATGCTTCGTGCTGATCGACCTGAAAACCCGTAAAGTCAAGCACCACGACATTGGGCAAATGAACATGTACCTCAACTATTTCAAGGCTGAGGAAAACGTAGCAGATGACAACGACCCTATCGGCATCGTCCTTGCCACGGACAAGGATGAAATCATGGTGGAATACGCAACGGGTTCTATTTCCAACCAACTGTTTGTCTCCAAATACCAGCTTTACTTACCAGATGTGGAATTGTTGCGGGCGCAATTGCAACGCTTGTTGGACGAACAGGAGCAACAACCATGA
- the rtcR gene encoding RNA repair transcriptional activator RtcR, producing MKTTVIGILGSRLDHQGLGKRRHSRWRPSVGILMHPDFSVDEFVLIHHEDEAELAGITLRDMHELAPNTRLTSHVVNYNNPWDFGEVYSQLHDFTRHYRFDPEQSNYYVHITTGTHVAQICLFLLTEANYIPGKLLQTSPSKEGTQGTLQIIDLDLSRYDQIASRFEREAQEGMAYLKGGIDTRNPAFNALIAQLEQVSIRSAAPILLTGATGVGKSRLAKRIYALKKQRGQVSGKLVEVNCATLRGDNAMSALFGHVKGAFTDALTARSGLLREADKGLLFLDEIGELGLDEQAMLLRAIEDKVFTPFGSDKETSSDFQLIAGTNRDLFQRVRDGKFREDLLARINLWTYELPGLRHRLEDLEANIEYELQQFTRKVGHKVSFNKAAREQYLAFAQTPAATWRANFRDLNSSITRMATLANGGRITEESVTEEIRRLRYDWGSFQEVAASNNTDSVLREFVADEVLETIDHFDRVQLAEVIRVCRTAKSLADAGRSLFNVSRTQRASANDSHRLRVYLQKYGLTFQQLT from the coding sequence ATGAAAACCACCGTCATCGGCATCCTCGGCTCGCGCCTTGACCACCAAGGCTTAGGTAAACGCCGCCATTCGCGCTGGCGACCCTCCGTCGGCATCCTCATGCACCCCGATTTTTCGGTAGATGAATTCGTGCTGATTCACCACGAAGACGAGGCCGAACTGGCGGGTATCACCCTACGAGACATGCACGAACTTGCCCCCAACACGCGCCTCACCAGCCACGTCGTCAACTACAACAACCCGTGGGATTTCGGCGAAGTTTACAGCCAGCTCCACGATTTCACCCGCCACTACCGTTTCGACCCGGAACAAAGCAATTACTACGTCCACATCACCACCGGTACGCATGTCGCGCAAATCTGCCTGTTCTTGCTCACCGAAGCCAATTACATCCCCGGCAAACTCTTGCAAACCTCCCCCAGCAAGGAAGGCACACAAGGCACACTGCAAATCATCGACCTCGACTTGTCGCGCTACGACCAAATCGCCAGCCGCTTCGAGCGCGAAGCACAGGAAGGCATGGCGTACCTCAAAGGTGGCATCGACACCCGCAACCCCGCCTTCAATGCCCTGATTGCGCAACTCGAACAAGTCTCCATCCGCTCCGCCGCGCCCATCCTGCTCACGGGGGCAACCGGCGTGGGCAAATCGCGCCTCGCCAAACGCATTTACGCCCTCAAAAAGCAGCGAGGGCAAGTCAGCGGCAAACTGGTGGAAGTCAACTGCGCTACCTTGCGCGGCGACAATGCCATGTCCGCGCTGTTCGGGCATGTGAAAGGCGCGTTCACCGACGCACTCACCGCCCGCAGCGGCTTGCTGCGTGAAGCCGACAAGGGTTTGCTGTTTCTGGATGAAATCGGCGAATTGGGGCTGGACGAACAAGCGATGTTACTCCGCGCCATCGAAGACAAAGTATTCACCCCCTTCGGCAGCGACAAGGAAACCAGCAGCGACTTCCAACTGATTGCCGGAACCAACCGCGACCTGTTCCAGCGCGTGCGTGACGGCAAATTCCGCGAAGACTTGCTGGCTCGCATCAATTTGTGGACGTATGAATTACCCGGTTTACGCCACCGCCTCGAAGATTTGGAGGCGAATATCGAATACGAATTGCAGCAATTCACCCGCAAAGTCGGGCATAAAGTCAGCTTCAACAAAGCCGCCCGCGAACAATACCTCGCGTTTGCGCAAACCCCTGCGGCAACCTGGCGGGCGAATTTCCGCGACCTCAATTCCAGCATCACACGCATGGCAACGTTGGCAAATGGCGGGCGCATTACCGAGGAAAGCGTGACGGAAGAAATCCGCCGCTTGCGCTACGACTGGGGCAGTTTTCAGGAAGTCGCAGCCAGCAATAATACCGATAGCGTATTGCGCGAATTCGTGGCAGATGAGGTGCTGGAAACCATCGACCATTTCGACCGGGTGCAATTGGCGGAAGTCATCCGCGTGTGCCGCACGGCGAAAAGCCTTGCGGATGCGGGGCGCAGCCTGTTCAACGTCAGCCGCACCCAACGCGCCAGCGCGAACGATTCGCACCGCCTGCGGGTGTATTTGCAGAAATACGGGCTAACCTTCCAGCAACTCACCTAG
- a CDS encoding IS110 family transposase has translation MEKTQETFIGIDVSKAHLDVHSLPSSEAWQADNTPAGIIALVDKLLLCKPRLVVMEATGGLEIPLACALMEAGLPVAVVNPRQARDFSKAMGKLAKTDKVDARLLALFGERIRPEVRPLKDAEQQLFSQLLARRRQLVDMRVAEQNRWFMAQGNVRGNIEQHLEWLKQHIDDVDKDLGQFVQASPAWKAKEDLLKSFKGVGRIASFTLLATLPELGMLDRKEIAALAGLAPFNRDSGTMRGKRAIWGGRAEVRNLLYMVALVASRSNETIKRFYEKLVQAGKPKKVALTACMRKILTILNAMVRDNQPWNPQREQYA, from the coding sequence ATGGAGAAAACCCAAGAAACATTTATCGGCATTGATGTTTCCAAAGCGCATTTGGATGTGCATAGTTTGCCGTCCAGCGAAGCATGGCAAGCAGACAACACCCCCGCAGGTATTATAGCGTTGGTGGATAAGTTGTTACTTTGCAAACCTAGGCTGGTTGTCATGGAAGCGACGGGTGGCTTGGAAATACCCCTTGCTTGTGCCTTGATGGAAGCAGGTTTACCGGTGGCAGTGGTCAATCCCCGGCAAGCACGGGATTTTTCCAAAGCGATGGGGAAACTCGCTAAGACGGACAAAGTGGATGCACGGTTACTGGCCTTATTCGGGGAACGTATCCGCCCAGAAGTTCGTCCCTTGAAAGATGCCGAGCAGCAACTTTTTAGCCAATTGCTGGCACGCCGCCGTCAGTTGGTGGATATGCGGGTTGCTGAACAAAACCGTTGGTTCATGGCACAAGGTAACGTCCGTGGGAATATTGAACAGCACCTTGAATGGCTCAAGCAGCACATTGACGATGTGGACAAAGACCTAGGGCAATTCGTACAGGCCAGCCCAGCATGGAAAGCGAAGGAAGACCTGCTGAAGAGTTTCAAAGGTGTGGGTCGTATTGCCAGCTTCACCTTGCTAGCCACGTTGCCGGAACTGGGGATGCTCGACCGAAAGGAAATCGCGGCTTTGGCGGGTCTTGCGCCCTTCAACCGTGACAGTGGCACGATGCGCGGAAAACGTGCTATCTGGGGCGGACGGGCTGAAGTAAGGAACCTGCTGTATATGGTCGCGTTAGTGGCATCAAGGAGTAACGAAACCATCAAGAGGTTTTATGAAAAGCTCGTTCAGGCTGGCAAACCCAAGAAGGTTGCACTCACTGCCTGCATGAGAAAAATCCTGACCATCCTGAATGCAATGGTCAGGGATAACCAACCTTGGAATCCACAAAGGGAACAATATGCTTGA
- a CDS encoding tetratricopeptide repeat protein — protein MAVSGIHTGSITTNGGHAIVGNDNQIIQNFYHSASYQEMESQRQDLLGDIQKYPDDAKFRQKLTRLLQQMEDFKRDVLKLAEDFQRIPLNTERLKLAKQHFDAGEYVQARAVLDAESITQEQDVLLAEQQRLQEKQATITAQLDDKANEWLLKASLTAIDYSLVDQRIAQTSGYFEKALKSGRTPERLFTYAKFLQDNNQYRAAETLFTEELTLRRQLAKDNAAVYLHAVGSTLNSLGLLVAADSQRRKEAEILYTEALTLCRQLAKDNPAVYLSDLAMALNNLGALLMADSQRRKEAEILYTEALTIHSQLPAVYLHDLAMTLNNLGILMKADSQRRKEAETLFTGALTLHRQLAKDNPAVYLRDVALSLNNLGALLMADSQRRKEAETLFTEALSLLRQLAKDNPAAYLPYVASTLNNLGALLMADSQRRKEAETLFTEALSLRRQLAKDNPAVYLPDVAGTLNNLGALVMADSQRRKEAETLFTEALTLRRQLAKDNPAVHLPDVAASLNSLGLLVKADSQRRKEAETLFTGALTLHRQLAKDNPAVYLRDVALSLNNLGALLMADSQRRKEAETLFTEALSLRRQLAKDSPAVYLPDVAMTLNNLGILVKADRQRRKEAETLFTEALTLFRQLAKDNPAVYLPDVANTLAAFGITYLGWNEPAKALPLLQESAQLFAPLAEQAPGVFGEKYDYGLQLIENAKAAKH, from the coding sequence ATGGCAGTATCCGGCATCCACACGGGCAGTATCACCACGAATGGCGGTCATGCCATTGTTGGCAACGATAACCAAATCATTCAAAACTTCTACCATTCTGCGTCCTATCAAGAGATGGAAAGCCAGCGGCAGGATCTGTTAGGGGATATACAAAAATACCCCGATGACGCTAAGTTCCGGCAAAAGTTAACGCGATTGCTGCAACAGATGGAAGACTTCAAACGCGACGTGCTGAAGCTAGCGGAAGATTTCCAGCGTATCCCTCTCAACACCGAGCGTTTGAAGTTAGCCAAGCAACATTTTGATGCGGGCGAATACGTGCAAGCGCGAGCGGTGCTGGATGCGGAAAGTATTACCCAAGAGCAGGATGTTCTGCTTGCTGAACAGCAACGTCTACAAGAAAAACAGGCAACCATCACCGCCCAACTTGATGACAAAGCCAACGAATGGCTATTGAAAGCAAGCCTGACCGCGATTGACTACAGCTTGGTCGACCAACGCATTGCCCAAACCAGCGGCTATTTTGAAAAAGCACTCAAATCCGGCAGAACTCCTGAACGCCTGTTTACCTATGCCAAGTTTTTGCAGGACAACAACCAATACCGCGCCGCCGAAACCCTCTTCACCGAGGAACTCACTCTCCGCCGCCAACTCGCCAAGGACAACGCAGCGGTGTACCTGCACGCAGTGGGAAGCACGCTGAACAGCCTTGGTCTTTTGGTGGCTGCTGACAGCCAGCGGCGCAAGGAAGCCGAAATCCTTTACACCGAGGCACTTACCCTTTGCCGCCAGCTTGCCAAGGACAACCCAGCGGTATACCTGTCCGACCTGGCAATGGCGCTGAACAACCTTGGTGCATTACTGATGGCTGATAGCCAGCGGCGCAAGGAAGCCGAAATCCTTTACACCGAAGCACTCACCATCCACAGCCAACTCCCAGCGGTGTACCTGCACGACCTGGCGATGACGCTGAACAACCTTGGCATCTTGATGAAAGCTGACAGCCAGCGGCGCAAGGAAGCCGAAACCCTCTTCACCGGCGCACTGACCCTCCACCGCCAACTCGCCAAGGACAATCCAGCGGTGTACCTGCGCGACGTGGCGTTAAGCCTGAACAACCTTGGTGCATTACTGATGGCTGACAGCCAGCGGCGCAAGGAAGCCGAAACCCTCTTCACCGAAGCACTCTCCCTCCTCCGCCAACTCGCCAAGGACAATCCAGCGGCGTACCTGCCCTACGTGGCAAGCACGCTGAACAACCTTGGTGCATTACTGATGGCTGACAGCCAGCGGCGCAAGGAAGCCGAAACCCTCTTCACCGAAGCACTCTCCCTCCGCCGCCAACTCGCCAAGGACAACCCAGCGGTGTACCTACCCGACGTGGCAGGCACGCTGAACAACCTTGGTGCATTAGTGATGGCTGACAGCCAGCGGCGCAAGGAAGCCGAAACCCTCTTCACCGAAGCACTCACTCTCCGCCGCCAACTCGCCAAGGACAACCCAGCAGTGCACCTGCCCGACGTGGCGGCAAGCCTGAACAGCCTTGGTCTCTTGGTGAAAGCTGACAGCCAGCGGCGCAAGGAAGCCGAAACCCTCTTCACCGGCGCACTGACCCTCCACCGCCAACTCGCCAAGGACAATCCAGCGGTGTACCTGCGCGACGTGGCGTTAAGCCTGAACAACCTTGGTGCATTACTGATGGCTGACAGCCAGCGGCGCAAGGAAGCCGAAACTCTCTTCACCGAAGCACTCTCCCTCCGCCGCCAACTCGCCAAGGACAGCCCAGCAGTGTACCTGCCCGACGTGGCAATGACGCTGAACAACCTTGGTATATTGGTGAAAGCTGACCGCCAGCGGCGTAAGGAAGCCGAAACCCTCTTCACCGAAGCACTTACCCTCTTCCGCCAACTCGCCAAGGACAACCCAGCGGTGTACCTGCCCGACGTGGCGAATACACTGGCGGCATTTGGCATAACATATCTGGGCTGGAACGAACCCGCCAAGGCACTGCCTCTGCTGCAAGAATCCGCCCAACTGTTCGCGCCGCTCGCTGAGCAAGCCCCCGGCGTATTCGGGGAAAAGTACGACTATGGGCTGCAACTGATTGAGAACGCCAAAGCCGCCAAACACTAA
- a CDS encoding TRAP transporter substrate-binding protein, giving the protein MKKTLLTLTTAVALGLFSMYSYAADPIVIKFSHVVAPDTPKGKAADKFKTLAEEKTKGAVKVEVYPNSTLYKDKEEMEALQMGAVQMLAPSLAKFGPLGVKEFEVFDLPYIFRGYDDLHKVTQGEVGAGLLAKLEPKGVKGLAYWDNGFKVMSAGKPLKAPEDYKGLKMRIQSSKVLEAQMRALGANPQVMPFSETYQALQTGVVDGTENPPSNLFTQKMHEVQKNATVTNHGYLGYAVIANKDFWEKLPEDVRKGLDEAMKESTDFANEIAKAENDKALEAVKASGKTEIYTPTEDETKAMQKALAPVHTEMAERIGKDVIDSVYSATGFDPSK; this is encoded by the coding sequence ATGAAAAAGACACTGTTAACCCTGACTACCGCTGTTGCCCTTGGCTTGTTCAGTATGTATTCCTACGCTGCTGACCCCATCGTAATCAAGTTCAGCCACGTGGTTGCACCGGATACTCCAAAGGGCAAAGCGGCTGACAAGTTCAAAACACTGGCTGAAGAAAAAACCAAAGGCGCGGTCAAGGTTGAAGTTTACCCCAACAGCACCCTCTACAAAGACAAGGAAGAAATGGAAGCCCTGCAAATGGGTGCAGTCCAGATGCTCGCGCCATCACTGGCAAAATTCGGCCCCTTGGGTGTGAAAGAATTTGAAGTATTCGACCTACCGTACATTTTCCGTGGCTACGACGACCTGCACAAAGTCACCCAAGGCGAAGTCGGTGCTGGCCTGTTAGCAAAACTCGAACCCAAAGGCGTGAAAGGGCTGGCGTATTGGGACAACGGTTTCAAAGTCATGAGTGCGGGCAAACCGCTGAAAGCACCGGAAGATTACAAAGGTCTGAAAATGCGCATCCAGTCTTCCAAAGTGTTAGAAGCGCAAATGCGGGCATTGGGCGCAAACCCACAAGTCATGCCATTCTCCGAAACTTACCAAGCCCTGCAAACCGGCGTTGTTGACGGTACTGAAAACCCGCCTTCCAACCTGTTCACCCAAAAAATGCACGAAGTGCAAAAGAATGCGACTGTCACCAACCACGGTTACTTGGGTTACGCGGTGATTGCGAACAAAGATTTCTGGGAAAAGCTGCCAGAAGACGTGCGCAAAGGTCTGGATGAAGCGATGAAAGAATCCACCGATTTCGCCAACGAAATTGCCAAAGCAGAAAACGACAAGGCACTGGAAGCAGTGAAAGCGTCTGGCAAAACCGAAATCTATACCCCGACCGAAGACGAAACCAAAGCCATGCAAAAAGCCCTTGCGCCTGTCCATACCGAAATGGCTGAGCGGATTGGCAAAGACGTGATCGACTCCGTTTACAGTGCTACCGGGTTTGATCCTTCCAAATAA
- the leuA gene encoding 2-isopropylmalate synthase: MLKQPSTKYKPFPPVALTDRQWPSRTITQPPIWMSTDLRDGNQALFEPMNVERKMRMFHTLCQIGFKEIEVAFPSASQTDFDFVRELIEGKHIPADVTIEVLTQAREHLIRRTMESLRGARRAIVHVYNATSQPFRDTVFGMSKADVLGMAVSAVELIKHLAADQPDTKWVLEYSPETFSATELEFARDVCDAVTAAWGATPANPVIINLPATVEMATPNVYADQIEWMHRELARRDSVILSVHPHNDRGTAVAAAELALLAGADRVEGCLFGSGERTGNVDIVTLALNLYTQGIAPGLDFSDINAVARTAEYCTQLPIHPRHPYVGDLVFTAFSGSHQDAIKKGLAVQTAESFWNVPYLPIDPADVGRSYDSVIRVNSQSGKGGIAYLLESAYGIVMPRRLQVEFSSVVKNHTDQYGCEVNASDIWGIFAATYLETATPVRYCEHHLFEQGNAQGIRLVIERDGIPHELTGTGNGPIDAAVHALQGAGIRVQVRSYEERSIGASAEAGDAQACAFIELRQAGASSSAECYGVGIDGNIITASIKALVSGVNRLVKEVG, translated from the coding sequence ATGTTGAAACAGCCTTCCACCAAATATAAGCCATTCCCGCCCGTCGCATTGACTGACCGCCAATGGCCGAGCCGCACCATCACCCAACCGCCGATCTGGATGAGTACCGATTTGCGCGACGGCAATCAAGCCCTGTTCGAGCCGATGAATGTAGAACGCAAAATGCGCATGTTCCACACGCTCTGCCAAATTGGTTTCAAGGAAATCGAAGTGGCCTTCCCTTCCGCTTCGCAAACCGATTTCGATTTTGTACGCGAGTTGATCGAAGGCAAACACATCCCCGCCGATGTCACCATCGAAGTGTTGACGCAAGCGCGGGAACACCTGATTCGGCGCACAATGGAATCCTTACGCGGCGCACGGCGGGCGATTGTGCATGTCTACAACGCCACCTCTCAACCCTTCCGCGACACCGTGTTTGGCATGAGCAAAGCGGATGTGTTGGGCATGGCAGTGTCAGCGGTGGAATTGATCAAGCACTTAGCCGCCGATCAGCCTGATACCAAATGGGTCTTGGAATACAGCCCCGAAACCTTCAGCGCCACCGAGTTAGAATTTGCCCGCGACGTGTGCGATGCCGTGACCGCTGCATGGGGCGCAACCCCCGCCAATCCGGTGATTATCAATTTGCCCGCCACGGTCGAAATGGCAACGCCGAATGTGTACGCCGACCAGATTGAATGGATGCACCGCGAACTTGCTCGCCGCGACAGCGTGATTCTCAGCGTGCATCCGCACAATGACCGTGGCACAGCCGTTGCCGCTGCTGAATTGGCGTTGTTAGCCGGTGCTGATCGGGTGGAAGGTTGCTTATTCGGCAGCGGCGAACGCACCGGTAACGTCGACATCGTGACCTTGGCATTGAACCTCTACACCCAAGGCATTGCCCCCGGTTTGGACTTTTCCGACATCAATGCGGTGGCACGGACGGCGGAATATTGCACGCAATTGCCGATCCATCCGCGTCATCCGTATGTGGGCGATTTGGTGTTTACCGCGTTTTCCGGCTCACATCAGGATGCGATCAAGAAAGGCTTGGCGGTGCAAACGGCAGAATCGTTTTGGAACGTGCCGTACTTGCCGATTGACCCAGCGGACGTGGGGCGCAGTTACGATTCAGTGATTCGCGTCAACAGCCAGTCGGGGAAAGGCGGCATTGCGTATTTGCTGGAAAGTGCTTACGGCATTGTGATGCCGCGCCGCTTGCAGGTCGAATTTTCCAGCGTGGTGAAAAACCACACCGACCAATACGGTTGCGAAGTGAATGCCAGCGACATCTGGGGCATTTTTGCAGCGACGTATTTGGAAACCGCTACGCCCGTGCGCTATTGCGAACACCATTTGTTTGAACAGGGTAACGCGCAAGGCATCCGCTTGGTGATTGAGCGCGATGGTATTCCACACGAATTGACGGGTACGGGCAATGGGCCGATTGATGCGGCAGTTCATGCTTTGCAGGGAGCGGGTATTCGCGTGCAAGTGCGCAGTTATGAGGAACGTTCTATCGGTGCAAGTGCTGAGGCGGGTGATGCGCAAGCCTGCGCTTTCATCGAATTGCGGCAGGCAGGTGCGAGTAGCAGTGCCGAATGTTACGGCGTGGGCATTGACGGCAATATTATTACCGCGTCCATCAAAGCCTTGGTCAGCGGGGTGAATCGTTTGGTGAAGGAAGTGGGTTAA